Below is a window of Barnesiella propionica DNA.
AGTTCTCGACCAACGTTTCCTTTCGGATATATTTTTTTTTGCCGTACAAGATGTAAAAACTTTTATATCCTATAGTATCGGTGATGTCGGCGGTTCCGTTGAGCGACGAATTTACCGGGTCGTAATTGGTTATAAAATAAATATTACGCATCCGGTATGGTTTGTGGGAGCGGTTTATCGTTCCATTCTCCGGTGTAGCCTGCAGAGCGGGCATCAAATTTAGCGTAAGGTCGACCTCTTTGGAGTTTTGTGCGGTGTCGGCCGTATAGGTTACATACTCTTTGCTGAAACCGAAATATCCTTTATTCCTTAACAATTCGAATATCCTCTGGCGTTCCTTATCCAGTATGTTCCGGTCGAATAAAATCCCCGGTTTTAACATCGATGCGGCCGAATCCCCCAGTATGATACGATATAATGTATCGTTGAGTATATTATATGAAATGCTTGTTAAATAATGCGGTTCGTGCGTCTCCACATGGTAAGTGACTTTCATCCGCTTTTTTTTCGTCAGGGTGTCGGCTGTTACATGGGCATCCATGTAACCTTTATTGGACAATGCTTTACGTATTTGTTCCTGGGATAATCTCATAAGGCTTTCGTCATATATGACCGGAGGAGTTCCGGCCCTGCGTAACCACCGGTTGTACCATTTGGTCGTGTCGTTTCCCGACATGTTATATACTCCCAGGGGAAAGCGGAATATCCATAAGGAGCGGTGATTAGGCTCCTGGCGCAAATAGGATTTCAGGTCTTCGGGTTTTACGTCTTTATTGTCGGTCTCTATTTTTACGCGGTCCAGCAAATAACTACCGGCAGGCACGTGTTTAGTGGGGCTGCATGCCGAGACAAGGAGCGCCAGTAGGAACAGTACCGATGAAAAGAAGCGGCTTTTGTGCGAATTCATACCGATAGTTTGTGCGAATAGGATTGCAAACGTACATAAATATCTACGTTTACACAAGTTATCTTGCCGAAAGTGGTATCGCCAGGTATCATTTTTTCAGGAGTAACCTTATCGCTTTTTATCCCGACTTGTTTTAAATATCTGTTAATGTGTTGGGTTTTCAAATGTTTGTCGAATAATTTGTAAGAATTATATAGTTAAATTGTAATTATTTTCAATATTTGTTCCTTTTTTCTTTCAATTTATTTGCATAATACCGGTAAAGCATTTACATTTGCAAAATCAAAAGATTTAATGACAGATAATGATTAGCTGTAACCTACATATTATTAGCCGAGTGGTGGTCATCCTATTAGTTGTCGTCCTGCGACAGTAAAATCGGAAAGGTATGTGGTTGCTTTATGTTGCCATAAGACATAGAGAATAAATATGAAAAGCCTTTCCGATATACACAGGAAAGGCTTTTTTTAAAGTTGAAAGTTTATGAAAAACGAATTGCGAAGTGCATCGAGTACGCAGGGACGCCGTATGGCGGGAGCGCGAGCTTTGTGGAGAGCTAACGGAATGAAGGCTGAACAGATGGGAAAGCCTGTCATAGCCATTGTCAATTCTTTTACCCAGTTTGTGCCGGGCCACGTACATTTGCATGAAATAGGTCAAAAGGTGAAAGCGGAGATCGAGCGTTTGGGGTGTTTTGCTGCGGAGTTCAATACAATAGCTATAGACGATGGTATAGCCATGGGGCATGACGGTATGCTTTATTCGCTGCCGTCCCGTGATCTTATCGCCGATAGCGTTGAATATATGGTGAATGCGCATAAGGCGGACGCTATGGTTTGTATCAGTAACTGCGATAAAATTACGCCGGGGATGCTTATGGCGGCGATGAGGTTGAATATTCCTGCTATTTTTATTTCGGGCGGCCCTATGGAAGCCGGATACGATGATGACAGGCCTGTTGACCTGATAGATGCCATGATAGAGTCGGCAGATGAATCGGTCAGTGATGAACAGGTCGCCCGTGTAGAGAGGTCGGCCTGTCCTACCTGCGGTTCCTGTTCCGGCATGTTCACCGCCAATTCCATGAATTGCCTTAACGAAGCCATCGGATTAGCATTGCCCGGTAACGGGACTATTGTAGCCACACATGTGAACCGTGAAAAGTTATTTATGAAAGCGGCGGAACAGATCGTCAGGAATTGTTACGCTTATTACGGAGAAGGAGATGAGAGTGTATTGCCCCGCAGCATAGCGACGCGGGAAGCGTTCCTGAATGCCATGACACTGGACATTGCAATGGGTGGTTCTACCAATACGGTTTTACATTTACTGGCTATCGCCCATGAAGCTGAAGTGAATTTTACGTTGCAAGATATCGACATGTTATCTCGTAAATCTCCGGTGTTGTGTAAGGTCGCTCCTAATTCCCATTATCATATACAGGACGTGAACCGTGCCGGAGGTATATTATCTATATTAGGCATACTGGCCCGTCAGGGTTTATTGTATACGTCGGTACGCCGTGTAGACGGTTATTCTATGGCCGAAGCCATAGAGCGCTATGTCCCGGGGGAAAACGAATATTCCGGAGAAGCAGAGATTTTATGGAAGAGTGCGCCGGGTAACCGTTTTAATTTGAAGATGGGTTCCCAGGAAAATTATTACGATACGCTGGATCTCGACAGGACGAATGGCTGTATCCGGGATTTCAGTCATGCGTATGTCCGTGACGGAGGTCTTGCCGTCCTTTATGGTAATATCGCTGAAGACGGATGTGTAGTGAAGACTGCCGGGGTAGATGAAAGCATTTTTCGCTTTACCGGTATAGCCCGGGTGTTTGAATCGCAGGAAGCTGCTTGTGAAGGTATTCTGAGGGGGAAAGTGAAAAAGCGCGATATTGTCGTTATCACTTACGAGGGCCCCAAGGGTGGTCCCGGTATGCAGGAAATGCTTTATCCTACTTCCTATATTAAATCGAAACATTTGGGGAAAGAATGTGCCTTGCTCACGGACGGACGTTTTTCGGGAGGTACATCCGGATTATCAATAGGCCATATATCGCCGGAAGCTGCTGCAGGAGGAAACATCGGTCTGGTACGGGACGGAGATATTATAAAAATAGATATTCCTGCACGTTCCATTCAGGTAATAGTGGGTAAGGAGGAGCTGGAGAAAAGAAGAGAGGAGGAAATGAGAAGAGGAAAAGATGCTTTTACACCGCATCACAGGGTCCGGACCGTATCCAAAGCTTTGCGGGCCTATGCCGCTATGGTGTCTTCGGCGAATAAAGGCGGCGTGAGAATGATATGACAATGAGTTATAATGCAATATAAAAGAAAGAATATATGAGTCAGGATAAAATACCCGGTTCCGAAATACTGATGCGTTCATTGATAGCCGAGGGGGTAGATACGATATTCGGGTATCCCGGAGGAGCCATTATGCCGGTATTCGACCGTCTTTTCGACTATAAAGATACGTTACGCCATATTCTTGTCCGCCATGAGCAGGGAGCGACACATGCGGCGCAAGGTTATGCCCGGGTATCGGGGAAGACGGGAGTGGTACTGGTTACTTCCGGGCCGGCAGCTACCAATATTATTACGGGAGTGTCGGACGCTATGATGGACAGTACCCCCCTAGTGGTCATTACCGGTCAGGTATTTTCGTCTTTGCTGGGAAGCGATGCTTTTCAAGAAACCGATGTAGTGGGTATTACCCAGCCGGTGACGAAGTGGAGTTACCAGATACGGAGTACGCAGGATATTTCCTGGGCTGTTGCCCGTGCTTTTTATATAGCGAATTCGGGACGTCCGGGGCCGGTCGTACTTGATTTTGCGAAAGATGCACAAACGGGGACGGCAGAATATAAATATGAAAAATGTAATTATATACGGAGTTATAATCCGTACCCAAAGGTGAATATTGATGAAATTGCCCGGGCCGCTAAACTTATAAATGAAGCTGAGAAACCATTGATCTTGGCGGGACAAGGTGTGCTGCTGGGAAATGCGGAGGAAGAACTGGTCCGTTTCGCCGAAAAGGGGGGAATACCTGTTGCTGCTACATTGCTGGGGCTGTCTTGTATGCCGTATAATCATCCTTTGTATAAAGGGATGTTGGGAATGCACGGTAATATAGGACCTAATATCAAGACGAACGAGTGTGATGTGCTTATAGCGGTGGGTATGCGTTTCGACGATCGCGTGACAGGAGATTTGAATACATATGCTAAGCAGGCAAAAATCATACATCTCGATATAGATCCCTCGGAGTTTGATAAGAATGTGAAAACCGATGTACCGGTCTTGGGGAACGCGAAAGAAACTTTATCTGTTTTGTATGAAAAAATAAAGCCGAACGACCATACCCGTTGGCTGGAATCTTTTTCTGCCTGTGAGAAGACCGAGGAGGAAAAGGTTATAAAGATAGAAGCTTATCCCGAAGAAGGTCTTATGAAAATGGGAGAAGTGGCCCGTAAAGTATCGGAGGCTACCGGGAATGCAGCGGTATTGGTCACCGACGTGGGACAAAACCAGATGCTTTCGTCCCGGTATTTTAAATTTACTCTGCCTCGCAGCCTGGTAACTTCCGGAGGATTAGGGACGATGGGATTCGGTCTTCCGGCTGCCATAGGAGCCAAGCTGGGAGCTCCCGGACGTACAGTCTGCCTGTTCTTGGGTGACGGTGGATTGCAAATGACGATAGAGGAGCTGGGAGTTATTATGCAGTATGGTATTGATGTGAAAATCATTTTATTGAATAATAATTTCCTGGGAATGGTACGGCAATGGCAACAACTCTTTTTCGGTGAACGTTATTCAGAGACTCCTATGCTCAATCCTGATTTCATAACTATTGCTTCGGCATACGGAATAGCCGGCGAGAATGTGGAAACCCGGGAAGAACTGGACGGGGCGATTGAAAGGATGCTGGCTCATGAAGGAGCTTATATGCTGAACGTACAGATAGAGCCGGGCGGTATGGTATTTCCGATGACGCCTGCCGGTTCTTGTGTGACGAATATCATGTTGAACTCGACCGAAAAATATTGAATATGGAAACAACATTATATACTGTAACCGTTTATTCCGAGAATCAGGTGGGTTTGCTGAACCAGATATCCATTATTTTTACCCGTCGGCGTCTTAATATAGAAAGCCTGTCGGTATCGGCTTCCGCCATACAAGGGGTACATAAGTTCACTATTACGACATACAGCGACCGCGAGACTATGGAGAAACTGGTCAAGCAGATAGAGAAACGTATCGATGTCTTGCGGGCGTTCTTTTACACCGACGACGAGATCGTTTACCAGGAGATTGCTTTATATAAAGTCCCGACCGATAAGTTGCTGGATGACCGCAATATCGAGGATCTGGTACGCAAATTTAACGCGCGTATACTGGAAGTAAACCGTATTTATACCGTTATAGAGAAATCGGGCCATCCTGAAGAGACTCAGGAGTTGTTCGAAGAACTCAGCAAATACGATGTCATGCAGTTTGTACGTTCGGGCCGGGTGGCTATAACGAAGTCTACAGTAGAACATGTAAGTTTGTTCCTTCAGGAACAGGAAGATCGTAAAAATGAACTTTGATTATGAATAAAGAACCTTTGAAAGTTGCATCGGCAACATTCCGGCTGGAGCCTCCGGAAAGCAACGGGCAGCAGGAACTTCCGCTGACGTTATTGGTAAAGCGCATGTTGACGTGTGCTACGGATCATGCGGAAAGCTGGAATGTAGGATATAGTACGCTGATTAGAGATAACCGGGTGTGGGTGCTTTCCCGCCTGGCGGTGGAGATGACTTCTTATCCCCGTATCAATGAAGAATATACTGTACAGACATGGATAGAAGGATATAACAAACATTTTTCGGCCCGTAACTTTTGTTTCCTCAATCAGGCTGGAGAAGTATGCGGATACGCCCGGACCATTTGGGTGGTTATGGATCTGGCTACCCGGGAATCAGTAGATATAAGCCGGTTCGAGTATATCGAGAGAAATGTGATCGATAAAGAATGTCCTATGGAAAAGCAGTCCCGTGTACGTCCGCTGCCCGATAACGACGGTGTTTTATATCGTGTTAAATATGGC
It encodes the following:
- the ilvD gene encoding dihydroxy-acid dehydratase codes for the protein MKNELRSASSTQGRRMAGARALWRANGMKAEQMGKPVIAIVNSFTQFVPGHVHLHEIGQKVKAEIERLGCFAAEFNTIAIDDGIAMGHDGMLYSLPSRDLIADSVEYMVNAHKADAMVCISNCDKITPGMLMAAMRLNIPAIFISGGPMEAGYDDDRPVDLIDAMIESADESVSDEQVARVERSACPTCGSCSGMFTANSMNCLNEAIGLALPGNGTIVATHVNREKLFMKAAEQIVRNCYAYYGEGDESVLPRSIATREAFLNAMTLDIAMGGSTNTVLHLLAIAHEAEVNFTLQDIDMLSRKSPVLCKVAPNSHYHIQDVNRAGGILSILGILARQGLLYTSVRRVDGYSMAEAIERYVPGENEYSGEAEILWKSAPGNRFNLKMGSQENYYDTLDLDRTNGCIRDFSHAYVRDGGLAVLYGNIAEDGCVVKTAGVDESIFRFTGIARVFESQEAACEGILRGKVKKRDIVVITYEGPKGGPGMQEMLYPTSYIKSKHLGKECALLTDGRFSGGTSGLSIGHISPEAAAGGNIGLVRDGDIIKIDIPARSIQVIVGKEELEKRREEEMRRGKDAFTPHHRVRTVSKALRAYAAMVSSANKGGVRMI
- the ilvB gene encoding biosynthetic-type acetolactate synthase large subunit: MSQDKIPGSEILMRSLIAEGVDTIFGYPGGAIMPVFDRLFDYKDTLRHILVRHEQGATHAAQGYARVSGKTGVVLVTSGPAATNIITGVSDAMMDSTPLVVITGQVFSSLLGSDAFQETDVVGITQPVTKWSYQIRSTQDISWAVARAFYIANSGRPGPVVLDFAKDAQTGTAEYKYEKCNYIRSYNPYPKVNIDEIARAAKLINEAEKPLILAGQGVLLGNAEEELVRFAEKGGIPVAATLLGLSCMPYNHPLYKGMLGMHGNIGPNIKTNECDVLIAVGMRFDDRVTGDLNTYAKQAKIIHLDIDPSEFDKNVKTDVPVLGNAKETLSVLYEKIKPNDHTRWLESFSACEKTEEEKVIKIEAYPEEGLMKMGEVARKVSEATGNAAVLVTDVGQNQMLSSRYFKFTLPRSLVTSGGLGTMGFGLPAAIGAKLGAPGRTVCLFLGDGGLQMTIEELGVIMQYGIDVKIILLNNNFLGMVRQWQQLFFGERYSETPMLNPDFITIASAYGIAGENVETREELDGAIERMLAHEGAYMLNVQIEPGGMVFPMTPAGSCVTNIMLNSTEKY
- the ilvN gene encoding acetolactate synthase small subunit; amino-acid sequence: METTLYTVTVYSENQVGLLNQISIIFTRRRLNIESLSVSASAIQGVHKFTITTYSDRETMEKLVKQIEKRIDVLRAFFYTDDEIVYQEIALYKVPTDKLLDDRNIEDLVRKFNARILEVNRIYTVIEKSGHPEETQELFEELSKYDVMQFVRSGRVAITKSTVEHVSLFLQEQEDRKNEL
- a CDS encoding acyl-[acyl-carrier-protein] thioesterase, producing MNKEPLKVASATFRLEPPESNGQQELPLTLLVKRMLTCATDHAESWNVGYSTLIRDNRVWVLSRLAVEMTSYPRINEEYTVQTWIEGYNKHFSARNFCFLNQAGEVCGYARTIWVVMDLATRESVDISRFEYIERNVIDKECPMEKQSRVRPLPDNDGVLYRVKYGDIDLNRHMNSVKYIEHLLDLFPLSRYDEYLIHRFEISYVNEARYDIDLTLLKQETAENDFALEMKHDGNSLCRGRIVFSPRKL